A window of Phycodurus eques isolate BA_2022a chromosome 5, UOR_Pequ_1.1, whole genome shotgun sequence contains these coding sequences:
- the tmem231 gene encoding transmembrane protein 231 isoform X2, with translation MAFYEVYSHPALIRYKAGVCTSATVFLVVVACLTYISPLLVAYRSQGFWIKRNTYEEQAVIRFQYETLLVAATGTNGDYVAWSTFPHLNNLLGKNLRIPAVSVREEDRNQDGKLDRLIFQLQLPLEDEENVYSVQLLLTFSYQLFTKSTVVMQSLAYVQHSSSVPGAKLFISGDLRLQQRTPLFHRGLFNIYNVSVIDGSSPFASAYDLDDIVRRYQERNHKIQADGRGLLQVGKSLFLRPCIWFFFNLTCFVSA, from the exons ATGGCTTTTTATGAAGTTTACTCTCATCCTGCTTTGATTCGGTACAAAGCAGGTGTTTGCACGAGCGCTACTGTCTTTCTCGTTGTGGTTGCTTGCCTCACTTACATTTCACCGCTGCTGGTGGCTTACAGGAGCCAAG GTTTCTGGATTAAAAGGAACACATATGAAGAACAAGCAGTAATTAGGTTCCAGTATGAGACTCTCCTGGTGGCTGCAACCGGTACAAATGGTGATTATGTGGCGTGGAGCACCTTTCCCCATCTCAACAACCTGCTTGGAAAGAACCTGAGAATCCCTGCTGTCTCT GTGAGGGAAGAGGACCGGAACCAGGATGGAAAGTTGGACCGTCTGATTTTTCAACTGCAGTTACCACTGGAAGATGAGGAAAATGTGTACAGTGTTCAGCTGCTATTGACCTTCAGCTACCAGCTCTTT ACAAAATCAACGGTAGTGATGCAGAGCCTGGCCTACGTGCAGCACTCCTCCTCTGTCCCTGGAGCAAAGCTGTTTATCAGTGGAGACCTGAGGCTGCAGCAGAGAACACCCCTGTTTCACCGTGGACTGTTCAACATTTACAAT GTGTCTGTGATTGACGGCTCCAGCCCTTTTGCAAGTGCTTATGACCTCGATGACATAGTGAGGCGCTACCAGGAACGCAACc acaagattcaggctgatgggcgtggtcttctccaagtcggcaaATCCCTCTTCCTACGCCCTTGCATCTGGTTTTTCTTCAACCTAACCTGCTTCGTTTCCGCCTGA
- the tmem231 gene encoding transmembrane protein 231 isoform X1 — MAFYEVYSHPALIRYKAGVCTSATVFLVVVACLTYISPLLVAYRSQGFWIKRNTYEEQAVIRFQYETLLVAATGTNGDYVAWSTFPHLNNLLGKNLRIPAVSVREEDRNQDGKLDRLIFQLQLPLEDEENVYSVQLLLTFSYQLFTKSTVVMQSLAYVQHSSSVPGAKLFISGDLRLQQRTPLFHRGLFNIYNVSVIDGSSPFASAYDLDDIVRRYQERNLTTVLSSPMPVWTTGRAASSPFQLVAEIHYPMEVISYYPGFWETIKFAWIQYVSVLLIFLWVFERIQTFVFQNQVLTTVPITTGKLHQH, encoded by the exons ATGGCTTTTTATGAAGTTTACTCTCATCCTGCTTTGATTCGGTACAAAGCAGGTGTTTGCACGAGCGCTACTGTCTTTCTCGTTGTGGTTGCTTGCCTCACTTACATTTCACCGCTGCTGGTGGCTTACAGGAGCCAAG GTTTCTGGATTAAAAGGAACACATATGAAGAACAAGCAGTAATTAGGTTCCAGTATGAGACTCTCCTGGTGGCTGCAACCGGTACAAATGGTGATTATGTGGCGTGGAGCACCTTTCCCCATCTCAACAACCTGCTTGGAAAGAACCTGAGAATCCCTGCTGTCTCT GTGAGGGAAGAGGACCGGAACCAGGATGGAAAGTTGGACCGTCTGATTTTTCAACTGCAGTTACCACTGGAAGATGAGGAAAATGTGTACAGTGTTCAGCTGCTATTGACCTTCAGCTACCAGCTCTTT ACAAAATCAACGGTAGTGATGCAGAGCCTGGCCTACGTGCAGCACTCCTCCTCTGTCCCTGGAGCAAAGCTGTTTATCAGTGGAGACCTGAGGCTGCAGCAGAGAACACCCCTGTTTCACCGTGGACTGTTCAACATTTACAAT GTGTCTGTGATTGACGGCTCCAGCCCTTTTGCAAGTGCTTATGACCTCGATGACATAGTGAGGCGCTACCAGGAACGCAACc tgaccacGGTACTTTCCTCTCCCATGCCGGTCTGGACTACTGGACGGGCTGCTAGTTCTCCTTTCCAGCTTGTTGCAGAAATTCACTACCCTATGGAGGTTATTAG CTATTATCCCGGCTTCTGGGAAACCATCAAGTTTGCCTGGATCCAGTATGTCAGTGTTCTCCTGATCTTTCTTTGGGTCTTTGAACGCATCCAGACATTTGTTTTCCAGAACCAAGTTTTAACCACTGTACCCATAACTACTGGAAAACTTCACCAGCATTGA
- the tmem231 gene encoding transmembrane protein 231 isoform X3 — protein MAFYEVYSHPALIRYKAGVCTSATVFLVVVACLTYISPLLVAYRSQGFWIKRNTYEEQAVIRFQYETLLVAATGTNGDYVAWSTFPHLNNLLGKNLRIPAVSVREEDRNQDGKLDRLIFQLQLPLEDEENVYSVQLLLTFSYQLFTKSTVVMQSLAYVQHSSSVPGAKLFISGDLRLQQRTPLFHRGLFNIYNVSVIDGSSPFASAYDLDDIVRRYQERNRKTRFRLMGVVFSKSANPSSYALASGFSST, from the exons ATGGCTTTTTATGAAGTTTACTCTCATCCTGCTTTGATTCGGTACAAAGCAGGTGTTTGCACGAGCGCTACTGTCTTTCTCGTTGTGGTTGCTTGCCTCACTTACATTTCACCGCTGCTGGTGGCTTACAGGAGCCAAG GTTTCTGGATTAAAAGGAACACATATGAAGAACAAGCAGTAATTAGGTTCCAGTATGAGACTCTCCTGGTGGCTGCAACCGGTACAAATGGTGATTATGTGGCGTGGAGCACCTTTCCCCATCTCAACAACCTGCTTGGAAAGAACCTGAGAATCCCTGCTGTCTCT GTGAGGGAAGAGGACCGGAACCAGGATGGAAAGTTGGACCGTCTGATTTTTCAACTGCAGTTACCACTGGAAGATGAGGAAAATGTGTACAGTGTTCAGCTGCTATTGACCTTCAGCTACCAGCTCTTT ACAAAATCAACGGTAGTGATGCAGAGCCTGGCCTACGTGCAGCACTCCTCCTCTGTCCCTGGAGCAAAGCTGTTTATCAGTGGAGACCTGAGGCTGCAGCAGAGAACACCCCTGTTTCACCGTGGACTGTTCAACATTTACAAT GTGTCTGTGATTGACGGCTCCAGCCCTTTTGCAAGTGCTTATGACCTCGATGACATAGTGAGGCGCTACCAGGAACGCAACcgtaag acaagattcaggctgatgggcgtggtcttctccaagtcggcaaATCCCTCTTCCTACGCCCTTGCATCTGGTTTTTCTTCAACCTAA